AGTTTTCGCATAATTTTATTCCTGTACCATTTCGATAAATATCTCTTGCAAGCTAGGCAAAATCTCCTCAAAACGCCGTATTGGCAGGCCTGCATCCACTACAGCCGCAAAAAGTTCTGCGCTTGTTTGCGCTTCTTGCAGACGGATTTTCAGCCAATCTTCGCCTTGGTCCAAGAGCTCAAAAGCCTGCGCAAAATCATTAGCGGCTGGGCCTTGAGTTTGGATCAAAAATTCGTTTTTCTTAAAGCGCTCTTTTACCTCGGCTACCTTGCCCAAAAATAATTTTTCGCCCTTGTTGATGAGCAAAATTTGCTCGCAGATTTGCTCCACTTGCTCCATACGGTGGGTAGAAAACAAAATGGTGCTGCCCTCCTCTTTGAGGCGGTAAATTTCTTCTCGAATAATTTGGCTATTGAGGGGGTCGAGGCCCGAAAAGGGTTCGTCCAAAATCAAGAGTTCGGGCTCGTGGATCACGGTCACAATAAACTGGATTTTTTGCTGCATGCCCTTAGACAATTCCTCAATCCGTTTCTTTTTCCAATCTTCAATATCAAAGCGTTGCAGCCAGGCGGTCATTCGTTTTTTGGCCTCTTTTTTCGAGAGCCCTTTGAGGCGGGCCAAATACATAATTTGCTCGCTCACCCGCATTTTTTTATACAGGCCGCGCTCTTCGGGCATATAGCCAATTTTGCGCTGCGTTTTTGGTCCAACTAGCTTGCCATCAAAGAAAATCTGGCCTTTATCGGCCTTAGTAATGGCACAAATCATCCGAATTAAAGAGCTTTTCCCTGCTCCATTCGGCCCTAAAAGGCCAAAAATCTGGCCCCTACTTAGCTCAAAGCTTAGGTCGTTTACGGCCGTATGCCCAGCATATTGCTTATAAACGGCTTCCAATTTTAATAAACTACTATCCAATCTTCTGTTTTTTTTCTTTTTTGGGGCTGCCTTTTCGGCGGGTTAAAACCCACCGCAAGGGTAGTATCGCTTTGCGATAATATAGAAATGAGGGTTTAAACCCTCATAAAATTGTGGTCGGCTCGGGCTGGGTACTTCTGTTAGTCCTCGAACTACTCCCCTTTTGGGGCTGCCCCTCCCGCTGGTCGGGTCGGGCTGTACCGCAGCTCGCAGGTCTGCTCGGCCCATCGCTTTTTCGCTTTGCTCAAAAGCTCGGTCTGGCCCTGCGGGCCACTGCTATCCATCCCTCAGCCGGTCGTCGCTTCGCTCCTCTTTTAGGACCTACTTACAGCTACAAGACCATTTTTTGCCCAAATCAATTACCGTAATTACTCTAGGGTCGGTTTCACAAGCGCCAATTACCACCCGCAGCTTTTGGCCATCTCGGCTAATGCCTTCATAGGCAAAAGAGGGACAAGGTTGGTCATTGGGTCTTGTTTTTTTATAATTGATTTTGCCTTTTTCTAAAATTTCCTGAATTTCGTAGGCATCAATATGTCGACAAGCAGAGCGGCAGCGGCCATGTTTGGTCATGCGCAAAGGCTGTCCCTTAAATTCTAGGTCCTCATAATCAAAGTCCTTTTTTAGTATACTTCTTTTGGCTGGCTCATCTGGCTGGCTGGCTATTTCTTGGCCAGCGCCTTCTTGCATCTCTAGTTGGCAAGCGCCCAAACAAAATAATAAAACTAAAAAATAAAAGTATCTCATAGCTGCAAGGATTATACTCACCTACTTATGGTCTAAATATTGATGAGCTCGATTTAAAATTTCTCACAAGATAAACTATAGATATGAAAAAGCTAATCGTTTTTTGTAGTTTCCCCTTGCTTGCTTTTAGCAGTATGCCTCAAGCAGCAGAAAATCATTTATCTACTGAAACAACAATGAACATGATGGAGGAAAACCCCATGGCAGATGATGAATATGTAATGACAGAAGCAGAAGCAGCCGCTTTTAAGGAACTTGCCTTTGGCTTGCGAGCTCGCATTAAAGCGGGAGAAAATATTTATGATTTGGACAAAGAGGCCAGTAAAATCAGTTTGCAGGCTAGAGCTGCCTGTGAAAAAGCCTTTGCTCTTTTTGAGGCTAAATGTAGTTTTGCCTTTACGCCCAAACCAACGGACCATTCTCCTAAAGGGATGAGAAACTATTTAGCCTATCGTCATGGAACTTGGCGCAATGGACTTAAGAACAATAAATATGTAAAAGAAGAGTCTAAGGCCTTTATGATGCTAGAGATGTGGCTTGCGATGAATAAAGCAGAACGTGGCTTCACCAATGATGGCAAAAAGGAGGCCCTAGAGTTTGCTAGTTTGGCCAAGCGTTTTTACCTCCGTTTTCTTAGCCCCAAAACTCGCATAGAAAAAGGTTATAGCCGAGAGCGCTATGAAAAAATGTATGGTGGTGCTGCTCGATAAGTGGAGGCCGCAACAAAAAGGGCTGCTCTTTTGCACAATTACAGTCAGTATGCTTTGGTCAATGAGGAACTGAGTCGGATGATGAATGCGCCATCTAGTCCCTTGGAGGCGAAGAGTCGGGCCAGAAAAATGCAGCGTTTAGTAGAAGAGCAAATTTTGGATAAAGACTATCAGCCAGCGAGCAGCAAAGCGATGCGAAGTTGGTGGCAATCTCAGGCGCTTTTGGCCAAGGCCAAGGGGCGAGATGAGGAAGCCTTGGCGCATAGTCAGGCCGCTTTGGACAGTATGGAAGAGCAGCCCAAGCTCATACAGGCGCAGGCGGCGGCCTACCTAAAACTGTTGATGAATCACTTTAGTTTTTCTTTGGGGTTGAAGGGAGAAGAGGCGCTTTGGCTTGAGTTTGAGAAAGCCGAGGCCCATTGCAAAAAGCATAAATTTCTCTATCCTAGGCTATTGCATCTACATTTATTATTTCTCTTGTATTGGCAGGATCAGCTAAAAGATGCGCAGATGGCCCAATTCTTAAAGGAAAGGAGTTTGCCCTTAATTAAGCGCTATGGTTTGGAGCAGCAGGCCATTTTGGGGCAGCTATTATCCCTGGCCCTATCGCCTTTGTACAAAGGCGGGCATTTTGAAGAATTGCAGCATTGCATGCAGCTACTTCAGGGTCTAGAACTCGCTAATTTGCGGGCCAAAACCATTGACTTAATTGTCTATTGGGAAAGTTTTCGGGCGGGCAAGCTCAAAGGGCAACTGGCAGAAGTCGAGCAAGACCTCAAGGGTTTGGGTCGGCAAGCCAACCGTTATCCTTTCTATGAAAAGAACCTCAAGCTACTGCTTCAGTTGGGCGATTTGAGTGAGGAAGGGCAATTGGACCTTTTAGCGCTTTATGCGCAGCAACTTCAGGCCTTGCCCAAAGATGCCATTTGGCAAGAGTGGAACCAACTCTTGCCTTTGACTGACTATTGGGAGGCTTTTCTTAAAAGCTAGGTGGCTCTTTATCGGCTGCACTTTTCCAGTTATAGGCTGTTTTTGGGCTGATTCCCAAAAAATCATGGGGAGATTCTACCTCTTTGGTCCATTCTAGTAAAAGAAGGCGAAAGCGGTTGAGCAGCTTATTGCCTAAATTAGGTTCTGTTTTCAAAAAGGCCTCTGCAGGAAGTAAATAATTTAGAATGGCTTGTTGTGGCAGATCAGCTGTTCCAGATAGCGGCTGGTCAAACTCTTTTTTGAGCCAATCGAGTACCTCTGGACCTTTTCGTTTTTGCAGCTCTTCGGGAAAATCAAAAAAGGCCTTATAAGCGATGGCGATCTGTTCTAGATCTCGGTAATTTCCCTTTAGTTCTTGTTGTTGCAGCCAAAGGAGAAATTCTGCTGCATCGGGGCAAGGCATTGCAAAGCGCATTTTTTTCCAGACCGATTGCCAGGCGCTAATAATTTTATGCGGTTGATTTCTCAAGGCGGTTAAGTTAAGCCGAAGCTGCGCAATTCGGTCAAAAAAGCGGGGTAAAAGGGCCTTTTTCAGCTCCTCTAAGGGCAGGCTGCTAGTAAAAATGAGGCGAAACTGATAGCGTCGGCCCTCTCCATCTCCCCGAAAATAATTATTTCGATCGGTAGAAATGGCCTGCATGAGGCGAATTTGGGCCTTTGTGTTCAGCTCTTGCACCTCCTCAATAATCAGGGCGCCCCCATTGGCCTCTTCAAAAAAGCCAGTTTGTTCATCAAAAAGTTGGGCAGACAAGAGGTCCTCCTCCTCGGCTATTTCTAGAGCATGCAGGCGGGGAATATCGCCTAAAATTGTTTTCAATTGCTCTAAATGATAATTTTTTCCGCTTCCTCTTTCGCCTAAAAGCAGAATAGAAAAGCCCTGCTTGAGATAGGTTTGCAATTCGGACTGAACAAGGTCTATCTCTGCAGCCCTAGGCAATTTGGGCAACAACTGCTCTCTGAGTTTGGGCAATAATTTATCTTGCACCCGCCCCAAAATTAGCTGTCCTTTTTCGTCTTCTAGGGCTTGAAACAAATAATTGGCGCTCGACAACAGCTCTTGTTCGATCAGTAATTGGCAGCAGAGGTACCAGGGGCCGAAAGCGGGATTATCCCAACAGAAAATATCACTAGATTGATTTGCTTCAATTTGTTTTTCTAGGCTCAGCAAACAGGCAGAAGAGAGCTCGCCATTTAGGGGATGAAAAAATATACGCCCCTTATGATAAGGCCCTAGACAGGCCTCTTTTCCAGCCCAAAACAGCCATTGTTTTTCTACAGACAACTGCGCTAAAATGGCCATAAAATCCTCGGCTAGGCTGGCTTTTTTCAGTTCATTTAGGCCGTCGTAATGGCTAATAATTTCCGCTATATCTGCTTTTGGTTTTAGGCCCAACAAGCGGCTTAGGGCCTTTTGGCTGCTTTCTTCTTGGCTGCTGGGCAAGGCCGAATAAAAAATATGTAGTTGGTCAAAAACGAAGGTAGAACGCTTCTTCCATTTCTCCAACTGAAACAGCAGCCGCCCTCTTGGCCGGGCCAAGCTGCCCACTCCTTTTTGGGCCAAAGCTTGTAAAATGGGAAATAAATCGGCTAGGGCTTGCCGATTAGACAAGGCCAGGTAAAGGACTTTTTTCTTGTGCATGATGGTCGTATTTAGGTAGCACAAAGCTAAGGTTTTTCTGCAATTCTGCCAAGCAGATCGAGCGGGCTCCCTTTGAGGTAAAAAATTACCGCCTTAGAAAAATTTAACAGTTCTGCCCTTTCCCCCTCTTTCTTTGCCCAACAAACCTTCGCTTCTGCCTTTATTTGGGTCCAATTATTTAACCCGCGTCTAGGCGCACAAGCTTTTTATCATGAAAAAAATACAGACTTTTTTGTTCCTCGGACTTCTATTCGCTGCTATCGGCCTACAATCTTGTAGCAAAGATGATGACCCCATCCCCACGGCTATGCTCATCAACAAAGTATCGGTTAACAATACGCCAACCTATAACTCCTATGAAAACCGCGATTGGGATACCAACTTTAGCGATGCCGATATGTATTTTTATATCGCTTATACAGATGGCAATGGCTACATTGGCGATGTCATTTATAATGGCGCTAGCAATTATGTGGAAGATGTCGCTCCTGGCGGTGGAATTACGCTCACCCTCAACAATCCTCTTCGAGTAGACCTCAATAGCTCTCTAGATTTTGCTATTGCCCTCTTTGATTATGATGATTTTGGCGAAGACGAGTTGATGGATACATCTGTTGATCTTATCGATATTTCTAGTTATAAGGTCGCCAATCCACCAAGCACTATCAACATAGAAGGCACAGATGGCAGCCGCTTCCAACTAGAGGTAGAATATAGCTACTAAGTTGGCCTTTTGCATTTGAACACACCCTCTTCGGAGGGTTTTTTTTTGGGGCCTGCCGCCTGCGGCGGCCGGGCTGTTTCGCAGCTCGCAGGTCTGCTCGGCCCTGCGCAAAATTCGCTATGCTCATTTTGCTTGGTCTGCGGCTGCGCCGCCCCCTTATCCATCCCTAGGCCGTTTGGCCTTCGGCCACCCCTAGGGCCAAGGCCCTAGGCTATAGAAAAAATTGTCATCCCCTCATTCGAGGGGATTTGCTGTTCCACTAGGCTCCATCAGCAAAGAAGGGCTTTAGCCCGCCAGTTTGCATAGTCTACAACCATGGGCTTTAGCCCATGGGGCCAAAATTGCCCAGCCGCCGAAGAAAAAAGACAGCTGAGCAGCCATAACAAGCTATTTACCATCAGTCCAAACCATTAGCTTATGTGCATGAATTGTTTTGTCTAACAATTTAATTTTCTGACTAGGCTTAACATTAGGTTTAAACTTTTTATTTAGCTCGTGAACCTCATTATAAAATGAGATCAATGTTCCATCCTGTTTTTTTATTGTCAAGGAGTCTATATTTATTCCTTCATAAGCTATTGATATATACATCCCTGCTCTATAAAGTTCTCTCAAATTCAAAGATAGTTTTTTCTCTAAAACCTCTTCTATATCCAACATTTCAATCACAACATACTCTGAATGGTTAAATACGACCTTGTAGTCTTTTCGAACTATAGATCCTCGAAGAGACATACATGAAACCATACAGAAAAACATCATTAGGCTAATAGCTCTTGCTCGATTCATCTCTTAATAGTTCTCTATTTCACGAATAATATAGGCAGGTTCTTCCTGTACATGAGCATTAAACGGGCAGATTATCAGTAACTTATTTTCAGTTGGAAAATGAAATATAAATGGCCTCCCCCTTGCATCTCTAGTTTCTCCAGATATTTTCTTTGAAGGCGGTAAGGATATTTCATCAGACCCAAAGCTATTATAGTAAAAATCACCTGCCTTTTGATAAGCTAGAATGTAAGTGGTATCGCTCAGCGCGCTAAGAGCAAGCGGGAAACATCCCAACTTCGATTTTTGCAATAAGCGATTTTCTTTAATCTGCCCCTTTTGATCAATAGTAATCATTCCTAAATTTTGATTATAGGATACAATTTGACCATTAGCATAACTAATTCTATGAAGGTAATGCTCATAAATACAACCTTTTGATTTTAACTCAGGGTAATCTTTTTTCCATTCTAAGCGCCCCTCTTGGTTTAGTTTTAAGAGGCTAAACTTATTAGTCAGCATCCTATCTTGATAATGCTCACTAACAGCCAAATAAATGTTATTCTCCTCCCCTATAGCTAAATCAGTTATTCGAGATTCTACATCAAGGCCAGCTTCCAATTCTTTCGGGACATTAAATGTTCTTAGTAGTTCTCCCTTTGCATCAACTAACTGAATTTCATAACTATTAGTCGAACTACTCGCCAGAAAACAAAGACTATCTTGATACCTCTTTATAAAAGATGGCCGTTCCTGACATTGCCGTCCCAAAGTTTTACGCCACAGAAGTTGCCCCTTAGCTCCATATTTAACTAAAAACTCAGGTTTCCCTAAAAACTTAGGTTTTCCAGATTCTTCCTCATTCAACTCTTCTGTCAATAAGTAGAATTCTCCTTGAATGACTTCAAAGGCATTCACAGATCCCTTTACTTCTAGTTGTGCCTGTTCCTGAAAATCGCCCGATTCATTTAATTGAAGTATGGCGTTCAAAGAAGTACTATCATTGGTTTCCAAAGCAGTACTCAAGACATAATGATTTTCGGCCTCTACGGCAGTCATCAAAAGGTTATAAGGTAGAAAAATTAGCTTTTCCTTTGCCCCATCAACTGAGGGCTCTCTAAGCTGACAAGAAAAAAAGAGCCCCGAAACAAGAAGCAGGAAACAAGTTTTCTTAAGTGCATACATTATCAAATAATTTTAATACAGACGAAGGTCCAAGCAACTGCTTTTTTGGGGCCTGCCGCCTGCGGCGGCCGGGCTGTTTCGCAGCTCGCAGGTCTGCTCGGCCCTGCGGCGCTTTCAGCGCCTTGGTCTGGCCTAACGGCCACTACTGTCCATCCCTAGGCCGATTTGGCCTTCGGCCACCCCTAGGGCCAAGGCCCTAGGCTATAGAAAAAATCGTCATCCCCTCATTCGAGGGGATTTTTCTTTGCGGTTGTGGTTTGGGAGTTGTTATTTTGAACCAGTGGGTTAAAACCCACAGCAACAAAAGAAGCCATACCAAACGCAATAAAATGAGCCGAAGGTTAAAACCATCGGCCCATAATGAGTTGTGATAAACAGCTTTATCATTTATAGCAAACAAGGGCTTTAGCCCGCTCTTTGTTCAGTCTACAAGCATGGGCTTTAGCCCATGGGGCCAAAACGACCCAGCCGCTAAAAGACGCTTTATTTCTTCTTTTTTCAAAAGATCCGAGAAAAAGTTGAGGGACTAATAAGTGGCTATGCTTACCGCCCTGGGCTGAAGCCCAGGGTTGTTAACTGAGCGAACTGACGGACTAAAGTCCTTGTTCGCTTTTTCTACTTATAGCTTTCCATTAAGCTTCAGCCCATGGACCCAAAACTGCCCAGCCGCCAAAGAAAACGGCCCAAAGAAAAAAGACAGTTGAGCGGCCTAGCGATGTGCAGGGGTGGCCAAAGGCCAGACCAAGCGGGCGCAGCCCGCGCAGGGCCGAGCAGACCTGCGAGCCCTGAAGCGTAGCGCCCGCCAAAGGCGGGAGGCCCCAACTGCAAATCAATATAGATGGGGCTACTAGTACAAATGAACGTCTATTTACCTAAATATATAAAAAGCATGACGCGATAATTTTGTCTTGCAACTTGGACAAGGTTTTTCACTTTTTGGAATTTCATAATTCTTTGCTCCTATATAAGCATCCAGGACAGAAGGATTTCCTATCAAACCCTCCCAACCGCAATGAGAGCATGAGATATTTTCAAGATAAATTCGCTGAAGTTTTCCATTGACCTCAACTAGATTATATGGCATCCATCTATTTCCCAATTTAGCAAACGCAAAATCTAAGTTTAGAATGCTGCCGTATTCTATTATTTTACTCACAAAAATTCGCCGCAATAGAGGATTAAACTCGTCTAAATAAAATTCTGAGTTCTCTACCACTTGTGCTAAAAAAGTTTTTTTTATAATAAAAAGTTCCTGATTATCAACTTCTTTTATCTCTAAATATTCTAAAGGAATCATATATTAGGTTTTATGGATTTATTATTTTAGCTTTTATTCCATTCTGTATCACAAAAAAGAGGCGAAAGTCCCTAGTTGCTTTCCGCAAAATCACTTCCCCTCTTCAACAAAGACGAACCTTGTGCTTGAATCAATAGAATAGGCATAAGAAATATGCTCATTTTCAATGATAATTTGCCCCCTTTTTGCAAAGGCTAGGTTGTCCTTAAAATATTCTTCAGGCTCATCACGAAATAGGTATAAAGCAATTCCCCGAACCCTATACAATTGAGCCTCTTCTATTATAGCGTTTTTTAAATTCGTAGGATTATACATTTTCATCCTATCCGTATCACACAACCTAGCTGCTCCCAGTAGGATAACATTAGCGTTCTCTAGATCCCCATTTTGAGTCTTCGGTATTGGTAGATAATAGTCAATGTAAAAATCCTCTTGTTTATAACTTTCAAAATCCCTTTTAATAGGTCCATGACAAACAATATGAATACGATCTACAGTCCCCTTGTATCTATCCTTAGTATTCGAACAGCTCAGTAAGAGCAAGATCAAGCTAATTTTTAATAATTTTCTCATTAAGTACTTTTAACATTTCATCTGCTTCCAAGAAAAAGTTGTGGGACTAGCTATTCAGTAAAATAAAACTCCCAAAAAGCAATCAGGTCCTTTTATTTTTGGCTGTTTGTCTATACAAAGCCAAATAAGAGAGCCGATAAAAATCAAATAGTTTTAGGGAGGGCTGAGGCGCAAACAACTGCTTTTCCCAACTTTTGTGCATAATTCGGTGTAGATGAGCCAATAAAGGGGCAAAAAACTGGACCTTCTTCCAAACCCGCCAAAGCTTTATATCGTCTAACATAGGAAAAGCGGCTGTAGTAGACAAAAAATGCAGGTTTTCTACGGCCTGCTTAGACTTGGCCAAAAAGGCCGTATTTTCATCTAGGCCCAAATGAATGACGGCATTATCTATTTGTCGAATCTCTTTTTTTTCTTGGGCCAATTGCCAGCCCCAAAGGCTGTCTTCATGCCCATACTGCTTGAGCTGCTCCTCAAAAGGTTGGGCCAAAGCCCAAGCCCGAGGCAAAGCAAAATTATTGCTCATAAAAGAGGCATAAGGCTGCGCTTGACGCCCTGCCAAAGGACGTACTTCTCGACTTCGGCCATAGTTCCAATGCAAACTAAATTTGGCGGCGGGACAAGCTGGGGCGTATTCTCTCCCCCCAACCAGCACCCAAGGCCCCAAATGATCGAGGTATTGGGCCAAAAATCTAGGCGAACTGGGCCAACTGTCGGCATCCAAATACAATAAATAAGGCTGGCTAGCCAGTTGGGCCAAACGGTTGCGAATGGCCGCCCGCCCAATATTTTTTTCTAGGAAAACCTTCTGCAAAAAAGGATGCCCCGACAACTCCCTCAACTGCTGCCGATAAGGCTCCGCAGAGCCATCGTCCATACAAATTAACTCTAAGGCCATATTCTCGGCCTGCATCTGCCGCAAAAGCTCCTGCAATAATGGACCTACCTCATAATTGTAATTGGGGATCAGTATTGAAAGCATAAAATAGACTAAACAATTTTTTAGTAAAAAGTTTTTATTCACTGAACGTTCAAGCTTGATTTTTGTGGTCCAGAGGAGCGAAGCGACTGGCTGAGGGATGGATAGCAGTGGCCGAAGGCCAGACCGAGCTTTTGAGCAAAGCGAAAAAGCGATGGGCCGAGCAGACCTGCGAGCTGCGACACAGCCCGACCCGAGCCAAAGGCGAGGGGCAGCCCCAAATTACTTTATTCTTCATCAAAAAAAACATGGCCAAAAGGCCCCTATTTATGCAAAAAACCACTACCCTTTTCTTCAGTTTTAGCTTTATTTTTATCCTCCTATCGGCCTGTACCTTTAGCCGAATTGGGCTGCACATGATGCCCGCCGTTTCCGACTACAAGCTGTTTCCCAAAGATACTATTTTTGCGGCGGCTTCTCCTTCTGCCTCCTTTGTAGAGGCGCAAAACCCCAATATTTTGCCCCCTTTGGCCCATTGGGTGCCCAAGGATTACCGCAAAGGGGAGGAAAATTGGGCGCAGTTTATGAAAAAAAGCCATAGTACGGCCTTTTTGGTCCTTCGCAATGATAGTTTGCTCTTTGAGGATTATGCCAATGGACATAAAAAATATGAGCCGCAGGTCGTTTTTTCTATCTCTAAAGCCATTACGGCTTTGTTAGTCGGCATTGCCATTGGCGAGGGAAAAATCTCAGCCGAACAGCCCGTTTCTGACTTTATTCCCGAATTTTCGGATCCCGAACGCCGAGGCATTAAGATTTTTCATTTGCTCAATATGGTTTCGGGTATTGATTTTAAGGATGAACGAGATTTTGGCAAACTGTCGGTCCTCTATTATAATAATGACCAAGATAAATATATTCGGAATTTTGATGCCGTAGAGCATCGGCCGGGGACGCATTTTGCCTATAAATCGCTAGCCACCCAGATTTTATCGAGCTGTTTGGAGACCGCCACCGGCCAAAGCGTGGGCGATTATCTATCGGACAAACTTTGGCAGCCGATGGGCATGGAATGCCCCGCCCTACTTACCGTAGATAGCCGAGAAGCCGGTAACCAAAGGGCTTTTGGCGGCTTTGCCCTTTGCTCTAGAGATTTGCTCCGCCTTGGCCAACTACTGCTGCACAAAGGCAATTGGCAGGGCCAACAATTGGTCCCCAAAGATTTTATTGAACAAATTATTAACCGCAAAGAAGATGGCCGCGCCTACTGGGGCTACCGCAACTGCTTTTGGCGAAATGGAGACCTAGAAAAGGGCATTTTTCAGGATCGCGACTTTTTTGCCTCTGGCTATTTGGGCCAATTTATTTATGTCAATCCCGACAGAAATTTAGTCGTCATCCGACAAGGAAAAAAAGAAAATTTCCTCTGGCGATATGTCTTTAACCGCCTAGCCAGAAGCCTAGATGGCGAAAGTACGGACCTGAACGACCACTGCCAGAATTTTTCGGCCCAATTTGAAGGCATTTATGCCGCCAAAGATGGAGAAGAAATTCAACTGATTGAACAAAAAGATAAAAAAGGAAACAGTTTCTGGATCTGGAAGGGGCCCAAAGAGAAAAAACAAAAACTCAAACGATTTGATGGCCTTTGTATTGGTAAAAGAAATTTAAGGACCAAAAAACGCCTAATTTTCAACAAAATAGGCAATAGTATCCAAGGGTTTCACCTAGATAATCAAGATCAGGTGGACCTCAAGTATTACCAAAAGAAATCAAGTATATCTCTTAAGGGCCGAAAAGCCCTGATGGCCGAATTTTAAAAAAAAGCCCCTCGAGCTCGCTCAAGGGGCTTTTTTGCGTATATTTTAGGCCTTTTTTTGGACCAAAATACGCCACTATCATGATTCTCGCCTTAGACCAAGGAACAAGCAGCTCTAGAGCCCTGCTTTTTGATAAAAATGGCCAATTGCTCGGCCTCGAACAACAAGAATTTCAACAATATTATCCCCAAGAAGCTTGGGTAGAACATGATGCCGAAGAAATTTGGCGCTCGCAATTGCAAGTGGCCCAGCGCCTGATCGAAAAAATGCAAATTTCTCCCCAGGCTATTCAAGCCATTGGCATTACCAACCAAAGAGAAACTACCATTTTATGGGATAAAAAAACGGGCCGCCCCGTTCATAGAGCCATCGTTTGGCAAGACCGCCGAACCGCCAGCTATTGCGAAGAACTCAAACAAGCTGGCCATGCCGATTATCTGCGCCAAAAAACGGGCCTGCTAGCCGATGCCTATTTTTCGGCCACCAAAATACGCTGGATCCTAGAACATGTTCCCCAAGCCAAAGCCCTAGCCGAAAAAGAACAGCTCTGTTTTGGCACCGTTGATAGCTGGCTGCTCTGGAAACTGACCAACG
This genomic interval from Saprospira grandis contains the following:
- a CDS encoding ABC transporter ATP-binding protein — protein: MDSSLLKLEAVYKQYAGHTAVNDLSFELSRGQIFGLLGPNGAGKSSLIRMICAITKADKGQIFFDGKLVGPKTQRKIGYMPEERGLYKKMRVSEQIMYLARLKGLSKKEAKKRMTAWLQRFDIEDWKKKRIEELSKGMQQKIQFIVTVIHEPELLILDEPFSGLDPLNSQIIREEIYRLKEEGSTILFSTHRMEQVEQICEQILLINKGEKLFLGKVAEVKERFKKNEFLIQTQGPAANDFAQAFELLDQGEDWLKIRLQEAQTSAELFAAVVDAGLPIRRFEEILPSLQEIFIEMVQE
- a CDS encoding sigma 54-interacting transcriptional regulator, with protein sequence MHKKKVLYLALSNRQALADLFPILQALAQKGVGSLARPRGRLLFQLEKWKKRSTFVFDQLHIFYSALPSSQEESSQKALSRLLGLKPKADIAEIISHYDGLNELKKASLAEDFMAILAQLSVEKQWLFWAGKEACLGPYHKGRIFFHPLNGELSSACLLSLEKQIEANQSSDIFCWDNPAFGPWYLCCQLLIEQELLSSANYLFQALEDEKGQLILGRVQDKLLPKLREQLLPKLPRAAEIDLVQSELQTYLKQGFSILLLGERGSGKNYHLEQLKTILGDIPRLHALEIAEEEDLLSAQLFDEQTGFFEEANGGALIIEEVQELNTKAQIRLMQAISTDRNNYFRGDGEGRRYQFRLIFTSSLPLEELKKALLPRFFDRIAQLRLNLTALRNQPHKIISAWQSVWKKMRFAMPCPDAAEFLLWLQQQELKGNYRDLEQIAIAYKAFFDFPEELQKRKGPEVLDWLKKEFDQPLSGTADLPQQAILNYLLPAEAFLKTEPNLGNKLLNRFRLLLLEWTKEVESPHDFLGISPKTAYNWKSAADKEPPSF
- a CDS encoding glycosyltransferase family 2 protein: MLSILIPNYNYEVGPLLQELLRQMQAENMALELICMDDGSAEPYRQQLRELSGHPFLQKVFLEKNIGRAAIRNRLAQLASQPYLLYLDADSWPSSPRFLAQYLDHLGPWVLVGGREYAPACPAAKFSLHWNYGRSREVRPLAGRQAQPYASFMSNNFALPRAWALAQPFEEQLKQYGHEDSLWGWQLAQEKKEIRQIDNAVIHLGLDENTAFLAKSKQAVENLHFLSTTAAFPMLDDIKLWRVWKKVQFFAPLLAHLHRIMHKSWEKQLFAPQPSLKLFDFYRLSYLALYRQTAKNKRT
- a CDS encoding DUF4258 domain-containing protein, which translates into the protein MRYFYFLVLLFCLGACQLEMQEGAGQEIASQPDEPAKRSILKKDFDYEDLEFKGQPLRMTKHGRCRSACRHIDAYEIQEILEKGKINYKKTRPNDQPCPSFAYEGISRDGQKLRVVIGACETDPRVITVIDLGKKWSCSCK
- a CDS encoding serine hydrolase domain-containing protein translates to MQKTTTLFFSFSFIFILLSACTFSRIGLHMMPAVSDYKLFPKDTIFAAASPSASFVEAQNPNILPPLAHWVPKDYRKGEENWAQFMKKSHSTAFLVLRNDSLLFEDYANGHKKYEPQVVFSISKAITALLVGIAIGEGKISAEQPVSDFIPEFSDPERRGIKIFHLLNMVSGIDFKDERDFGKLSVLYYNNDQDKYIRNFDAVEHRPGTHFAYKSLATQILSSCLETATGQSVGDYLSDKLWQPMGMECPALLTVDSREAGNQRAFGGFALCSRDLLRLGQLLLHKGNWQGQQLVPKDFIEQIINRKEDGRAYWGYRNCFWRNGDLEKGIFQDRDFFASGYLGQFIYVNPDRNLVVIRQGKKENFLWRYVFNRLARSLDGESTDLNDHCQNFSAQFEGIYAAKDGEEIQLIEQKDKKGNSFWIWKGPKEKKQKLKRFDGLCIGKRNLRTKKRLIFNKIGNSIQGFHLDNQDQVDLKYYQKKSSISLKGRKALMAEF